Proteins found in one Pyxidicoccus trucidator genomic segment:
- a CDS encoding BamA/TamA family outer membrane protein: MHLPLLALLVARLAVASPQATAAPAPPVSPNGDSREDAQREQGNFEEALIARALEQQGLTVEPEPEGKVLEAVLVATEDVVAETDPYPDFLNIFHIRTREEVVRRESLLQPGQPYSAALVEETARNMRTLRLFSVVRLVPVKGRAPGTVALLVVTKDIWSLRLNSDFSAVGSLLQYLRLQGTEQNFLGRGKKLALDFTLRLDTLSFGQSYTDPRVLGSRWSLSESAALIVGRESGRPEGSRGSLSLSRPLYSLATPWSTSTSVAWNVETNRVYRGADIWQLPFPDGPAVPYVYETEEVAGGVSYTRSYGARYKWNVGGTLGAYHYAYDPPAASMLSDEQLDWFRRNYLPREEDAGYASLSLRAFEARYEVMRDVDSYALSEDFQMGHWVSATVRYAPPVFGSASHFAELGLAARYRLRLGEALTTVSAAGAIRRQLGEDAGWNNRRWATELVQVSPKVLGGRFVARGLLDVNIDDLFDRITLLGGGNGLRGAGVDAYSGKRLLLVNVEYRTAPVVVQTVHLGGVLFFDSGSAFDDRPDMVHTVGVGLRLLFPQFNVVPFRIDFGYVLNDERPPVGSRFSFAGGQLTDSRPGFLDSPL, encoded by the coding sequence GTGCACCTCCCGCTGCTCGCCCTGCTCGTCGCACGCCTCGCCGTGGCCTCACCCCAGGCGACGGCGGCACCCGCGCCTCCAGTCTCCCCGAACGGCGACTCACGGGAGGACGCTCAGCGCGAGCAGGGTAACTTCGAGGAGGCCTTGATTGCCCGGGCCCTGGAACAGCAGGGCCTCACGGTGGAGCCCGAGCCCGAGGGCAAGGTGCTGGAGGCGGTGCTCGTCGCCACCGAGGACGTGGTAGCCGAGACGGACCCGTACCCGGACTTCCTCAACATCTTCCACATCCGCACCCGGGAGGAGGTCGTCCGCCGGGAGTCGTTGCTCCAGCCCGGTCAGCCGTACTCGGCCGCGCTCGTGGAGGAGACGGCCCGCAACATGCGCACGCTGCGCCTCTTCTCCGTGGTGCGACTCGTTCCGGTGAAGGGCCGCGCGCCCGGCACCGTGGCGCTGCTCGTCGTCACCAAGGACATCTGGTCGCTGCGGCTCAACAGCGACTTCTCCGCGGTGGGCTCGCTCCTCCAGTACCTGCGGCTGCAGGGGACGGAGCAGAACTTCCTCGGCCGGGGGAAGAAGCTGGCGCTGGACTTCACCCTGCGGCTGGACACGCTCAGCTTCGGGCAGAGCTACACGGACCCGCGCGTGCTGGGCAGCCGCTGGTCCCTCAGTGAGTCCGCTGCCCTCATCGTCGGCCGCGAGAGTGGCCGGCCCGAGGGCTCACGCGGCAGCCTCTCCCTCAGCCGGCCCCTGTACTCGCTGGCCACGCCGTGGAGCACCAGCACGTCCGTGGCGTGGAACGTGGAGACCAACCGCGTCTACCGCGGCGCGGACATCTGGCAGCTCCCCTTTCCGGACGGGCCGGCGGTGCCCTACGTCTACGAGACGGAGGAGGTGGCCGGCGGCGTCTCGTACACGCGCTCGTACGGGGCGCGCTACAAGTGGAACGTGGGCGGCACGCTGGGCGCGTACCACTACGCCTATGACCCGCCTGCCGCGTCCATGTTGAGCGACGAGCAGCTCGACTGGTTCCGCCGCAACTACCTGCCGCGCGAGGAGGACGCGGGCTACGCCTCCCTGTCCCTGCGCGCCTTCGAGGCCCGCTACGAGGTGATGCGCGACGTGGACTCGTACGCGCTCTCCGAGGACTTCCAGATGGGGCACTGGGTGTCCGCCACGGTGCGCTACGCGCCTCCCGTCTTCGGCTCTGCGTCGCACTTCGCGGAGCTCGGCCTGGCCGCGCGCTACCGGCTGCGCCTGGGCGAGGCCCTCACCACCGTCTCCGCCGCGGGCGCCATCCGCCGGCAGCTGGGGGAGGACGCGGGGTGGAACAACCGGCGCTGGGCCACGGAGCTGGTGCAGGTGTCCCCCAAGGTGCTCGGTGGCCGCTTCGTGGCGCGCGGGCTGCTGGATGTGAATATCGACGACCTGTTCGACCGGATTACCCTGCTGGGCGGCGGCAACGGGCTGCGCGGCGCGGGGGTGGACGCGTACTCCGGCAAGCGGCTGCTGCTGGTCAACGTGGAGTACCGCACCGCGCCGGTCGTCGTGCAGACGGTGCACCTGGGCGGGGTGCTCTTCTTCGACTCGGGCAGCGCCTTCGATGACAGGCCGGACATGGTGCACACGGTGGGCGTGGGCCTGCGGCTGCTGTTCCCCCAGTTCAACGTCGTCCCGTTCCGCATCGACTTCGGCTACGTCCTCAACGACGAACGCCCGCCCGTGGGCAGCCGCTTCTCGTTCGCCGGGGGACAGCTCACCGACTCGCGGCCCGGCTTCCTGGACTCGCCGCTGTAG
- a CDS encoding cobalamin-binding protein, producing MNARLSELLSSAPPYPRRVVCMTEETTEVLYRIGAGDLVVGVSGFTVRPPEARKKPRVSSFLDANFERILELKPDLVLGFSDLQADLGRELCKRGVPVYLFNQRSVAEILQSVRLTGALVGRAEDAARLADELTANLERHAEAADRLPRRPRIFFEEWHEPLISSIRWVSELVELAGGEDVCRESRASHGAKGRIFEPEEVARRNPDAVIASWCGRKAKREKIASRPGWGEVRAVVDDQLYEVRSSYILQPGPAALSDGVEQLARIVAAVARGEKLPEQRKGDLRSAL from the coding sequence ATGAACGCCCGCCTGTCCGAGCTGCTCTCCTCCGCGCCGCCCTACCCCCGGCGGGTGGTGTGCATGACCGAGGAAACGACGGAGGTGCTCTACCGTATCGGCGCCGGGGACCTGGTCGTCGGCGTGTCCGGCTTCACGGTGCGCCCGCCGGAGGCCCGCAAGAAGCCGCGCGTCTCGTCGTTCCTGGACGCGAACTTCGAGCGCATCCTCGAGCTGAAGCCGGACCTGGTGCTGGGGTTCTCGGACCTGCAGGCGGACCTGGGCCGCGAGCTGTGCAAGCGCGGCGTGCCCGTGTACCTGTTCAACCAGCGCTCCGTCGCGGAGATATTGCAGTCGGTGCGGCTGACGGGCGCGCTGGTGGGCCGTGCGGAGGACGCGGCGCGGCTGGCCGACGAGCTGACGGCGAACCTGGAGCGTCACGCCGAGGCGGCGGACCGGCTGCCGCGCCGGCCCCGCATCTTCTTCGAGGAGTGGCACGAGCCGCTCATCTCCAGCATCCGCTGGGTCTCCGAGCTGGTGGAGCTGGCGGGCGGCGAGGACGTGTGCCGCGAGTCGCGCGCGTCGCATGGCGCGAAGGGCCGCATCTTCGAGCCGGAGGAGGTGGCGAGGCGCAACCCGGACGCCGTCATCGCGAGCTGGTGCGGGCGCAAGGCGAAGCGGGAGAAGATTGCCTCCCGCCCGGGCTGGGGCGAGGTGCGCGCGGTGGTGGACGACCAGCTCTACGAGGTGAGGAGCAGCTACATCCTCCAGCCGGGCCCGGCCGCGCTGTCGGACGGGGTGGAGCAGCTCGCGCGAATCGTCGCGGCGGTGGCGCGCGGCGAGAAGCTGCCCGAGCAGCGCAAGGGAGACCTGCGAAGCGCGCTGTGA
- a CDS encoding fatty acid desaturase, translated as MQTPVRHPRPAPPDPWGVVLALGILGAWGGHLAWLFMAPGLPWDAPLTWLHIALQAWLCTGLFITGHDAMHGTVSRRRWVNEAMGTVACFLFAGLSYRRLVVNHRAHHADPTGHDDPDFSTRSQAFWPWLGAFMARYTTLPQLGVMAAKFNVLLLLGVAQPRILAFWVLPSVLGTLQLFYFGTYLPHRRPDTPDMAPHHARTLPRNHLWGLLSCFFFGYHWEHHESPGTPWWRLWRLKDARAREAALSAARMAGPLPEQEGAAR; from the coding sequence ATGCAGACCCCGGTCCGCCATCCCCGTCCAGCGCCTCCCGACCCGTGGGGCGTCGTCCTCGCGCTCGGCATCCTCGGCGCCTGGGGAGGGCATCTCGCGTGGCTGTTCATGGCACCCGGGCTGCCCTGGGACGCGCCGCTCACCTGGCTGCACATCGCCCTGCAGGCCTGGCTGTGCACCGGCCTCTTCATCACCGGGCATGACGCCATGCACGGCACGGTGTCCCGCAGGCGCTGGGTGAACGAGGCCATGGGCACGGTCGCCTGCTTCCTCTTCGCGGGGCTGTCGTACCGCCGGCTGGTGGTGAATCACCGGGCCCACCACGCCGACCCCACGGGCCATGACGACCCGGACTTCTCCACCCGCTCCCAGGCCTTCTGGCCGTGGCTGGGCGCCTTCATGGCCCGCTACACCACGCTGCCGCAACTGGGCGTCATGGCGGCCAAGTTCAACGTGCTGCTCCTGCTGGGCGTGGCCCAGCCGCGCATCCTCGCCTTCTGGGTGCTGCCCTCGGTGCTGGGCACCTTGCAGCTCTTCTACTTCGGCACCTACCTGCCGCACCGGCGCCCGGACACGCCGGACATGGCGCCCCACCACGCGCGCACCCTGCCGCGCAACCACCTGTGGGGCCTGCTGTCCTGCTTCTTCTTCGGCTACCACTGGGAGCACCATGAGTCGCCCGGCACGCCCTGGTGGCGCCTGTGGCGGCTGAAGGACGCCCGCGCCCGCGAGGCGGCCCTGTCCGCGGCCCGGATGGCTGGCCCGCTGCCGGAACAGGAAGGCGCGGCGCGGTAA
- a CDS encoding sulfite oxidase heme-binding subunit YedZ: protein MASPPRPWLNPALAVGGLSPLVMLAVQGPRGDLGPNAIEAALHQTGLLALVLLLASLACTPLRLVFKWTWPARVRRTLGLLAFTYAAAHFLVYAVLDQGLALGAILEDLGKRPFITVGFLALVLLTPLAVTSTNAWVRRLGFPRWQRLHRLAYVAAVLGVVHFVWRVKKDVTEPALYGAVLALLFAIRGAEALKKKRRARAAVAARNPAS from the coding sequence ATGGCCTCGCCTCCGCGTCCCTGGCTCAACCCCGCCCTCGCCGTGGGCGGCCTCTCGCCGCTGGTGATGCTGGCCGTGCAGGGCCCCCGGGGCGATTTGGGGCCCAACGCGATTGAGGCCGCGCTCCACCAGACGGGCCTGCTCGCGCTGGTGCTGCTGCTGGCCTCGCTGGCCTGCACGCCGCTGCGGCTCGTCTTCAAGTGGACCTGGCCCGCGCGCGTGCGCCGCACCCTGGGCCTGCTGGCCTTCACCTACGCGGCGGCGCACTTCCTCGTGTACGCGGTGTTGGATCAGGGACTGGCGCTCGGCGCGATTCTCGAGGACCTCGGCAAGCGGCCCTTCATCACCGTGGGCTTCCTCGCCCTGGTGCTGCTGACGCCGCTGGCCGTCACCTCCACGAATGCGTGGGTGCGCCGGCTGGGCTTCCCCCGCTGGCAGCGCCTGCACCGGCTGGCCTACGTGGCCGCGGTGCTGGGCGTGGTGCACTTCGTGTGGCGCGTGAAGAAGGACGTCACCGAGCCGGCCCTCTACGGCGCGGTGCTGGCGCTGCTCTTCGCCATCCGCGGAGCGGAGGCCCTGAAGAAGAAACGCCGGGCCCGTGCCGCGGTGGCGGCCCGGAACCCGGCGTCGTAG
- a CDS encoding TonB-dependent receptor domain-containing protein, with translation MKTPTALKRAGLLALCLCAGEALADARLEARRHFRNGMSLIAQKQYDQGIAELEAAYAIKPHANVLYNIARAYHDAGRLTEALDAYQRYLAMNPPDSGSVVATVAALEEKLKAGGDATASASPEDKSALPMPPPPASIQAQQQLGVLLERLEKAIERAESMPSPGTSTAAAPTPTVSAQSSGAEAVAMDEGAVPYEERVVTASRRAQSSLEAPNATTVITAEDIRLSGATSLPELLRRVPGADVMSLGVGSANVSLRGFNQRIANKVLVLVDGRTEYQDFLGLTLWSSIPIGLEEIERIEVIRGPGSALYGANAMLGVINIITQSPGSGPRARFTATGGTGNTVAGSFLSHGSSGALRYRAAVAYSQADKWSRDFASGRPDMELKDPDPDIGIRGARATLSTVYTFNEGRQVGLSGGVHRYTTEIYPLGLLRNYFMDGVNAYAKGDVEVGPLKLKTFWNHISGDAGPQYEAIGQRSLGTTISSNLFNAELLFARAFDLGGIHQLNVGVEGRLKRVAWNYLGPLRQEVHAAAFIQDEWQLVEPLRLVASYRVDRHPLLDNGSPGLAHSPRVSALFLPFEGHAFRASAASAFREPTFLESYTRIPVPVPGVNGASALTTGSTTLRAERLTAFELGWRGEAAEVGVDWDVALYQNTVRDLIGLSAVQRLPAGESYDAETGSYLLGISRFQNEDSVYTARGVEAGVNMAPVDGLGLKLSAAFQNVTSDSEEKAQCGPCSQAPQFKLYGGVTYRTKADLEFGVDAAFTTASTWIEREPAAADPTLIELVPNPLSAHAVINARVGYEAVKNTVDVALVGSHLGGSHAQHPFGNRIERRVYATLTVTP, from the coding sequence GTGAAAACCCCCACAGCCCTCAAACGAGCGGGCCTCCTCGCGTTGTGTCTCTGCGCGGGGGAGGCCCTGGCGGACGCACGCCTGGAAGCGCGCCGCCACTTCCGCAACGGCATGAGCCTCATTGCCCAGAAGCAGTATGACCAGGGCATCGCCGAGCTGGAGGCCGCGTACGCCATCAAGCCGCACGCCAACGTCCTCTACAACATCGCCCGCGCGTACCATGACGCCGGCCGGCTGACGGAGGCGCTGGACGCGTACCAGCGCTACCTCGCCATGAACCCGCCGGACTCCGGCTCGGTGGTGGCCACCGTGGCGGCCCTGGAGGAGAAGCTGAAGGCCGGCGGCGACGCCACCGCGTCCGCCTCGCCCGAGGACAAGTCCGCGCTGCCCATGCCGCCGCCGCCCGCCAGCATCCAGGCGCAGCAGCAGCTGGGCGTGCTGCTGGAGCGGCTGGAGAAGGCGATTGAGCGCGCCGAGTCCATGCCCTCGCCCGGCACCTCCACCGCCGCCGCCCCCACCCCCACGGTGTCGGCGCAGTCCAGCGGCGCGGAGGCCGTCGCAATGGACGAGGGCGCGGTGCCTTACGAGGAGCGCGTGGTGACGGCGAGCCGCCGTGCCCAGTCCTCGCTGGAGGCGCCCAACGCCACCACCGTCATCACCGCCGAGGACATCCGCCTGTCCGGCGCCACCAGCCTGCCGGAGCTGCTGCGGCGCGTGCCGGGCGCGGACGTCATGTCGCTGGGCGTGGGCAGCGCCAACGTGTCCCTGCGCGGCTTCAACCAGCGCATCGCCAACAAGGTGCTGGTGCTGGTGGACGGCCGCACGGAGTACCAGGACTTCCTCGGCCTGACGCTGTGGTCCTCCATCCCCATCGGCCTGGAGGAAATCGAGCGCATCGAGGTCATCCGCGGCCCGGGCAGCGCGCTGTACGGCGCCAACGCCATGCTGGGCGTCATCAACATCATCACCCAGTCCCCCGGCAGCGGCCCGCGCGCGCGCTTCACCGCCACCGGCGGCACCGGCAACACCGTGGCCGGCTCGTTCCTCAGCCACGGCAGCTCGGGCGCGCTGCGCTACCGCGCGGCGGTGGCGTACTCGCAGGCGGACAAGTGGAGCCGCGACTTCGCCAGCGGTCGGCCGGACATGGAGCTGAAGGACCCGGATCCGGACATCGGCATCCGCGGAGCGCGCGCCACGCTGTCCACCGTGTACACCTTCAATGAAGGGCGCCAGGTGGGCCTGTCCGGCGGCGTGCACCGCTACACCACGGAAATCTATCCGCTGGGCCTCTTGCGCAACTACTTCATGGACGGCGTCAACGCCTACGCCAAGGGCGACGTGGAGGTGGGGCCGCTCAAGCTGAAGACGTTCTGGAACCACATCTCCGGGGACGCGGGGCCGCAGTACGAGGCCATCGGCCAGCGCTCGCTGGGCACCACCATCAGCTCCAACCTCTTCAACGCGGAGCTGCTCTTCGCCCGCGCCTTCGACCTGGGCGGCATCCACCAGCTCAACGTGGGCGTGGAGGGCCGCCTCAAGCGCGTGGCCTGGAACTACCTGGGCCCGCTGCGCCAGGAGGTCCACGCCGCCGCCTTCATCCAGGACGAGTGGCAGCTGGTGGAGCCCCTGCGGCTCGTCGCCAGCTACCGCGTGGACCGGCACCCGCTGCTGGACAACGGCAGCCCGGGCCTGGCGCACTCGCCGCGCGTGTCCGCGCTGTTCCTGCCCTTCGAGGGCCACGCCTTCCGCGCCAGCGCGGCGTCCGCCTTCCGCGAGCCCACCTTCCTGGAGAGCTACACCCGCATCCCCGTGCCCGTGCCGGGCGTCAACGGCGCGAGCGCGCTCACCACCGGCAGCACGACGCTGCGTGCCGAGCGCCTCACGGCCTTCGAGCTGGGCTGGCGCGGCGAGGCCGCGGAGGTGGGCGTCGACTGGGACGTGGCCCTCTACCAGAACACGGTGAGGGACCTCATCGGCCTGTCCGCGGTGCAGCGGCTGCCCGCCGGTGAGTCCTATGACGCCGAGACGGGCTCGTACCTGCTCGGCATCTCGCGCTTCCAGAACGAGGACTCCGTCTACACCGCGCGCGGCGTGGAGGCCGGCGTCAACATGGCGCCGGTGGACGGCCTGGGCCTGAAGCTGAGCGCCGCCTTCCAGAACGTCACGTCGGACAGCGAGGAGAAGGCGCAGTGCGGCCCGTGCAGCCAGGCGCCCCAGTTCAAGCTGTACGGCGGCGTCACCTACCGCACCAAGGCGGACCTGGAGTTCGGCGTGGACGCGGCCTTCACCACGGCCAGCACCTGGATTGAGCGCGAGCCCGCCGCGGCGGACCCCACCCTCATCGAGCTGGTGCCCAACCCCCTGTCGGCCCATGCCGTCATCAACGCGCGGGTAGGCTACGAGGCCGTGAAGAACACCGTGGACGTCGCGCTGGTGGGCAGCCACCTGGGCGGCTCGCACGCCCAGCATCCCTTCGGCAATCGCATCGAGCGGCGCGTGTACGCGACCCTGACGGTGACTCCATGA
- the msrP gene encoding protein-methionine-sulfoxide reductase catalytic subunit MsrP: MSDKPPAEPPSSEVTPEALYLRRREFLKNAGLFAGTAAAVAGGLYLLGRKQTRPMDAFVPDAGLVAQPVARGQGPYDTDEPRTPYEDVTTYNNFYEFGLDKNDPARFAHTLKPRPWTVVIDGEVGKPQTVDIDQLTSWFPLEERVYRMRCVEAWSMVIPWLGFPLGKLLERVEPTSQAKYVAFTTLQDPEQMPGQRRSTLDWPYVEGLRLDEALHPLTLMATGLYGRQLPNQNGAPLRLVVPWKYGFKGIKSIVRISLTREEPPTTWNLAAPGEYGFYANVNPAVSHPRWSQATERRIGDLERRPTLPFNGYADQVAHLYSGMDLRKSY, encoded by the coding sequence ATGAGCGACAAGCCGCCCGCCGAGCCCCCCAGCTCCGAAGTCACGCCCGAGGCGCTCTACCTGCGCCGCCGCGAGTTCCTCAAGAATGCCGGCCTCTTCGCGGGCACCGCCGCCGCCGTCGCCGGAGGCCTGTACCTGCTGGGCCGCAAGCAGACGCGCCCCATGGACGCCTTCGTCCCGGACGCGGGCCTGGTGGCGCAGCCGGTGGCGAGGGGCCAGGGCCCGTACGACACCGACGAGCCGCGCACGCCCTACGAGGACGTCACCACCTACAACAACTTCTACGAGTTCGGCCTCGACAAGAACGACCCGGCCCGCTTCGCGCACACGCTCAAGCCCCGGCCCTGGACTGTCGTCATCGACGGCGAGGTGGGCAAGCCGCAGACGGTGGACATCGACCAGCTCACCTCCTGGTTCCCCCTGGAGGAGCGCGTCTACCGCATGCGCTGCGTGGAGGCCTGGTCCATGGTGATTCCGTGGCTGGGCTTCCCCCTGGGCAAGCTGCTCGAGCGCGTGGAGCCCACCAGCCAGGCGAAGTACGTGGCCTTCACCACGCTGCAGGACCCGGAGCAGATGCCTGGCCAGCGCCGCTCCACGCTGGACTGGCCCTACGTCGAGGGCCTTCGCCTGGACGAGGCCCTGCACCCGCTGACGCTGATGGCGACGGGGCTCTACGGGCGGCAACTGCCCAACCAGAACGGCGCCCCGCTGCGGCTGGTGGTGCCCTGGAAGTACGGCTTCAAGGGCATCAAGTCCATCGTCCGAATCTCGCTCACCCGCGAGGAGCCGCCCACCACCTGGAACCTCGCCGCGCCGGGCGAGTACGGCTTCTACGCCAACGTGAATCCCGCCGTGTCCCACCCTCGCTGGAGCCAGGCCACCGAGCGCCGCATCGGCGACCTCGAGCGCCGTCCCACGCTGCCCTTCAACGGCTACGCGGATCAGGTGGCGCACCTGTACAGCGGCATGGACCTGCGAAAGAGCTACTGA
- a CDS encoding endonuclease I family protein has product MSVTAASLHRALPRSPSTSTAREGTARAPAPVAEARGAAGPAVSRFRMDGVDPSMLARLGSLFAPVSPPPSPAEDPFQGLRDAALLKAVKASSADKNAVSYDAARRHIFESLDVVDGNVRCVYTDREIPGGKIPKNTDMNVEHTWPQSKGATGDAKSDLHHLFPTDSKANARRGNFPFGQVVNVKWSQGGAKLGTDAQGRTVFEPPDSHKGNVARAMFYFSATYGRAIPEAEEAVLRQWNKVDTVDTAEVERNRRIATIQGNVNAFVEHSNLADRISDF; this is encoded by the coding sequence ATGAGCGTCACCGCCGCCAGCCTCCACCGCGCCCTGCCCCGCTCGCCCTCCACGTCCACGGCCCGGGAAGGAACGGCCCGCGCACCGGCCCCGGTCGCCGAGGCTCGCGGCGCGGCCGGGCCGGCGGTCTCGCGCTTCCGGATGGATGGAGTGGATCCGTCCATGCTCGCGCGGCTCGGCTCCCTCTTCGCGCCGGTGTCCCCACCGCCGTCTCCCGCGGAAGACCCGTTCCAGGGGCTGCGCGACGCGGCGCTGCTGAAGGCCGTGAAGGCGTCCTCCGCGGACAAGAACGCGGTCAGCTACGACGCGGCCCGGCGCCACATCTTCGAGAGCCTGGACGTGGTGGACGGCAACGTGCGCTGCGTCTACACGGACCGGGAGATTCCCGGCGGCAAGATTCCGAAGAACACGGACATGAACGTGGAGCACACGTGGCCCCAGTCCAAGGGCGCCACCGGGGACGCCAAGAGCGACCTGCACCACCTCTTCCCCACCGACAGCAAGGCCAACGCCCGGCGGGGCAACTTCCCCTTCGGCCAGGTGGTGAACGTGAAGTGGAGCCAGGGCGGAGCGAAGCTCGGCACGGACGCCCAGGGCCGCACGGTGTTCGAGCCGCCCGACTCGCACAAGGGCAACGTGGCGCGCGCCATGTTCTACTTCTCCGCCACCTACGGCCGCGCCATTCCGGAGGCCGAGGAGGCGGTGCTGCGCCAGTGGAACAAGGTCGACACCGTGGACACCGCCGAGGTGGAGCGCAACCGGCGCATCGCCACCATCCAGGGCAACGTCAACGCCTTCGTCGAGCACTCGAACCTGGCGGACCGCATCAGCGACTTCTGA
- a CDS encoding response regulator, which yields MKAGTLPSPEPVPNRTTTETTRPLGARPAAGTAPQRVLLVDDSRSIRTLLKIYLMARSFEFLEAESAEEGLKVAESGPVDLILTDFHMDGMNGADFAAQIRASANAKLSKVPILMMTGDPNVAEVRALGQKAGISAFVRKPVSCAQLMTLVDTILPLPRK from the coding sequence ATGAAGGCCGGAACCCTCCCCTCTCCAGAGCCCGTACCCAATCGCACCACGACGGAGACGACCCGACCCCTGGGCGCGCGCCCTGCCGCGGGAACCGCGCCTCAGCGCGTCCTGCTGGTGGACGACAGCCGCTCCATCCGGACCCTGCTGAAGATCTACCTCATGGCCCGCAGCTTCGAGTTCCTGGAGGCGGAGTCCGCCGAAGAGGGACTGAAGGTGGCCGAGTCGGGCCCGGTGGACCTCATCCTCACCGACTTCCACATGGACGGGATGAACGGCGCGGACTTCGCGGCGCAGATTCGCGCCAGCGCCAACGCGAAGCTGTCCAAGGTGCCCATCCTGATGATGACGGGTGATCCGAACGTGGCGGAGGTGCGCGCCCTGGGTCAGAAGGCCGGCATCAGCGCCTTCGTCCGCAAGCCGGTGAGCTGCGCACAGCTCATGACGCTGGTGGACACCATCCTCCCGCTGCCGCGGAAGTAG
- a CDS encoding serine/threonine protein kinase yields MIESNAPTNGAPPEMEDPLLGRVLNERFRILETLGAGGMGRVYKAMQAPLDRLVALKVLNPQYGEGKDPGFQKRFFLEASVTAKLRHPNTVTVIDYGKTDDGIYYIAMEYLEGLTLGQLLTQVGPLPWARALNINQQIARSLREAHRVGLIHRDLKPANVMVLNQETDHDVVKVLDFGLVKSFIADSGPIPQDTSLTQAGIILGSPQYMAPEQARNVADPRSDVYSMGVVLYQMLMGRPPFLASQSIDVIVKHINEAPPAFGAIWPSHTVPAEVEALVMKCLAKLPVERYQSMDEVLEAMRRVASSIGVSGVFSGPRIASSGPISGPYGATGSGPSTMALDISVEETPTKPSRRPLAIGLFAGSLLLGLGVAAFLAFRPTTPTPLPLAPSTGQLPSSEAPVPAPARAAAASPGTSLGADDDELALAPLSPSPVKPVRFLIASEPSGARVTYLGQDMGPTPLNLEVAPEEGGRASAQLTFSLEGYSRVTVVAKGEGPEARHTQKLQPKKKATTKPGKASGSSPYKDDPYQ; encoded by the coding sequence ATGATCGAAAGCAACGCCCCGACGAATGGCGCCCCCCCAGAGATGGAGGATCCGCTGCTTGGACGGGTCCTCAACGAGCGTTTCCGCATCCTGGAGACCCTCGGTGCCGGCGGCATGGGCCGCGTCTACAAGGCGATGCAGGCACCGCTGGACCGGCTGGTCGCGCTCAAGGTCCTGAATCCGCAGTACGGCGAGGGGAAGGACCCGGGGTTCCAGAAGCGCTTCTTCCTGGAGGCCAGCGTCACCGCGAAGCTGCGCCACCCCAACACCGTCACCGTCATCGACTACGGCAAGACGGACGACGGCATCTACTACATCGCCATGGAGTACCTGGAGGGGCTGACGCTCGGCCAGCTCCTCACCCAGGTGGGTCCGCTGCCGTGGGCGCGCGCGCTCAACATCAACCAGCAGATTGCGCGCTCGCTGCGCGAGGCGCACCGGGTGGGCCTCATCCACCGCGACCTCAAGCCCGCCAACGTCATGGTCCTCAACCAGGAGACGGACCATGACGTGGTGAAGGTGCTGGACTTCGGCCTGGTGAAGTCCTTCATCGCCGACTCCGGCCCCATTCCCCAGGACACGTCGCTCACGCAGGCCGGCATCATCCTCGGCTCGCCGCAGTACATGGCGCCGGAGCAGGCGCGCAACGTCGCCGACCCGCGCAGCGACGTGTACAGCATGGGCGTGGTGCTCTATCAGATGCTGATGGGCCGGCCGCCCTTCCTGGCGTCGCAGAGCATCGACGTCATCGTGAAGCACATCAACGAGGCCCCGCCCGCCTTCGGCGCCATCTGGCCCAGCCACACCGTGCCCGCCGAAGTCGAAGCGCTGGTGATGAAGTGCCTCGCCAAGCTTCCCGTGGAGCGCTACCAGTCCATGGACGAGGTGCTGGAGGCCATGCGCCGCGTGGCCTCGTCCATCGGCGTCAGCGGCGTCTTCAGCGGCCCGCGAATCGCCAGCAGCGGCCCCATCAGCGGCCCCTACGGCGCCACCGGCTCCGGCCCCAGCACCATGGCGCTGGACATCTCCGTGGAGGAGACGCCCACGAAGCCGTCGCGGCGTCCGCTGGCCATCGGCCTCTTCGCGGGCTCGCTGCTCCTGGGCCTCGGCGTGGCCGCGTTCCTGGCGTTCCGCCCCACCACCCCGACGCCCCTGCCGCTCGCCCCGTCCACAGGGCAGCTCCCCTCCTCCGAGGCCCCCGTCCCCGCCCCCGCGCGGGCCGCGGCGGCCTCGCCGGGCACCAGCCTGGGCGCCGACGACGACGAGCTGGCCCTGGCGCCGCTGTCCCCCTCCCCCGTCAAGCCGGTGCGGTTCCTGATCGCCAGCGAGCCGAGCGGCGCGCGGGTGACGTACCTGGGCCAGGACATGGGGCCGACGCCCCTGAACCTCGAGGTAGCCCCGGAAGAGGGTGGCCGCGCCAGCGCGCAGCTGACCTTCAGCCTGGAGGGCTACAGCCGCGTCACCGTCGTCGCCAAGGGTGAGGGCCCCGAGGCGCGCCATACGCAGAAGCTCCAGCCGAAGAAGAAGGCGACCACGAAGCCAGGCAAGGCTTCGGGCTCCTCGCCCTACAAGGACGACCCGTACCAGTGA